A genomic region of Ewingella sp. CoE-038-23 contains the following coding sequences:
- the clpS gene encoding ATP-dependent Clp protease adapter ClpS has protein sequence MGNNQDWLNFEHLAADKLKDEVKPPSMYKVILNNDDYTPMEFVIDVLQKFFSYDIERATQLMLQVHYKGKAICGVYTAEVAETKVAHVNKYAKENEHPLLCTLEKA, from the coding sequence ATGGGTAACAATCAAGACTGGCTAAATTTCGAACACTTGGCGGCGGATAAGCTAAAGGATGAGGTAAAACCGCCATCTATGTATAAAGTTATATTAAACAACGACGATTACACTCCGATGGAATTTGTGATTGACGTTCTGCAAAAGTTCTTTTCTTATGATATTGAACGTGCAACGCAACTGATGCTCCAGGTGCACTATAAAGGCAAAGCTATTTGCGGAGTCTATACCGCTGAAGTAGCCGAAACCAAAGTCGCACATGTGAATAAGTACGCCAAGGAGAACGAGCATCCGTTGCTGTGTACGCTGGAAAAAGCCTGA